From the genome of Streptomyces sp. NBC_01317, one region includes:
- the atpD gene encoding F0F1 ATP synthase subunit beta encodes MTTTVETAVATGRVARVIGPVVDVEFPVDAMPEIYNALHVEVSDPAEAGKKKILTLEVAQHLGDGVVRAISMQPTDGLVRQAPVTDTGSGITVPVGDVTKGKVFNTLGQILNHPEAESEITERWPIHRKAPAFDQLESKTEMFETGLKVVDLLTPYVKGGKIGLFGGAGVGKTVLIQEMIMRVANLHDGVSVFAGVGERTREGNDLIDEMTESGVLDKTALVFGQMDEPPGTRLRVALSALTMAEYFRDVQKQDVLLFIDNIFRYTQAGSEVSTLLGRMPSAVGYQPTLADEMGVLQERITSTRGHSITSMQAIYVPADDLTDPAPATTFAHLDATTVLSRPISEKGIYPAVDPLDSTSRILDPRYISQDHYDTASRVKGILQKYKDLQDIIAILGIDELGEEDKLVVHRARRVERFLSQNTHAAKQFTGVDGSDVPLDESITAFNSICDGDYDHFPEQAFFMCGGIEDLKANAKELGVS; translated from the coding sequence ATGACGACCACTGTTGAGACGGCCGTAGCCACGGGCCGCGTCGCCCGGGTGATCGGCCCGGTCGTCGACGTGGAGTTCCCCGTCGACGCGATGCCGGAGATCTACAACGCGCTGCACGTCGAGGTCTCCGACCCGGCCGAGGCCGGCAAGAAGAAGATCCTGACCCTGGAGGTCGCCCAGCACCTGGGTGACGGTGTGGTCCGCGCGATCTCGATGCAGCCCACCGACGGTCTGGTCCGCCAGGCCCCGGTGACCGACACGGGCTCCGGCATCACGGTGCCGGTCGGCGACGTGACCAAGGGCAAGGTGTTCAACACCCTCGGTCAGATCCTGAACCACCCCGAGGCCGAGTCGGAGATCACCGAGCGCTGGCCGATCCACCGCAAGGCCCCGGCCTTCGACCAGCTCGAGTCGAAGACCGAGATGTTCGAGACCGGCCTCAAGGTCGTCGACCTGCTGACCCCGTACGTCAAGGGCGGCAAGATCGGTCTGTTCGGAGGTGCGGGCGTCGGCAAGACGGTCCTCATCCAGGAAATGATCATGCGTGTCGCCAACCTGCACGACGGTGTGTCCGTCTTCGCGGGTGTCGGTGAGCGTACGCGTGAGGGCAACGACCTCATCGACGAGATGACCGAGTCGGGCGTCCTGGACAAGACCGCGCTGGTCTTCGGCCAGATGGACGAGCCGCCGGGCACCCGTCTGCGGGTCGCCCTGTCCGCCCTGACCATGGCGGAGTACTTCCGCGATGTGCAGAAGCAGGACGTGCTCCTCTTCATCGACAACATCTTCCGTTACACCCAGGCCGGTTCCGAGGTCTCCACGCTGCTCGGCCGTATGCCGTCCGCGGTGGGTTACCAGCCGACCCTGGCCGACGAGATGGGTGTGCTCCAGGAGCGCATCACCTCGACGCGTGGCCACTCGATCACCTCGATGCAGGCGATCTACGTCCCCGCGGACGACCTGACCGACCCGGCCCCGGCCACGACCTTCGCGCACCTCGACGCGACGACCGTGCTGTCGCGTCCGATCTCGGAGAAGGGCATCTACCCGGCGGTGGACCCGCTGGACTCGACGTCCCGCATCCTGGACCCGCGCTACATCTCGCAGGACCACTACGACACGGCCAGCCGCGTCAAGGGGATCCTCCAGAAGTACAAGGACCTCCAGGACATCATCGCGATCCTCGGGATCGACGAGCTGGGCGAGGAGGACAAGCTCGTCGTCCACCGCGCCCGTCGTGTCGAGCGCTTTCTGTCGCAGAACACCCACGCCGCCAAGCAGTTCACCGGCGTGGACGGCTCCGACGTACCGCTCGACGAGTCGATCACCGCGTTCAACTCGATCTGCGACGGGGACTACGACCACTTCCCCGAGCAGGCGTTCTTCATGTGCGGTGGCATTGAGGACCTCAAGGCCAACGCCAAGGAGCTCGGCGTCTCCTGA
- a CDS encoding F0F1 ATP synthase subunit epsilon → MAAELHVELVAADRSVWSGEATLVVARTTSGDIGVMPGHQPLLGVLESGPVTIRTSDGGTVVAAVHGGFISFADNKLSLLAEVAELADEIDAQRAERALERAKSGDDDAAERRADVRMRAVSVR, encoded by the coding sequence TTGGCTGCTGAGCTGCATGTCGAGCTGGTCGCCGCCGACCGTAGTGTCTGGTCCGGCGAGGCCACCCTGGTCGTCGCGCGCACCACGTCCGGCGACATCGGCGTCATGCCCGGTCACCAGCCCCTGCTGGGTGTGCTGGAATCGGGCCCGGTGACGATCCGTACGAGCGACGGCGGCACCGTCGTCGCCGCGGTGCACGGCGGTTTCATCTCGTTCGCCGACAACAAGCTCTCGCTGCTGGCGGAGGTTGCCGAGCTGGCGGACGAGATCGACGCCCAGCGCGCGGAGCGTGCGCTGGAACGCGCGAAGTCCGGTGACGACGATGCCGCCGAGCGGCGCGCCGACGTCCGGATGCGCGCGGTGTCGGTGCGCTGA
- a CDS encoding DUF2550 domain-containing protein — MVLALLVSGLVVVLVAVGLFVFGLRRRLIQRSGGTFDASLRWDVPEETDLSGKGWVYGVARYNGDSVNWFRVFSYAPRPRRTLDRASIEVTARRGPQGEEELALLSDAVVLGCVHQGVRLELAMSEDALTGFLAWLEAAPPGQRVNVA, encoded by the coding sequence ATGGTCCTCGCTCTGCTCGTAAGCGGACTGGTCGTCGTACTGGTTGCGGTGGGGCTCTTCGTCTTCGGTCTGCGCCGGCGGCTGATCCAGCGCTCCGGAGGGACCTTCGACGCCAGCCTGCGGTGGGACGTGCCGGAGGAGACCGACCTCTCCGGCAAGGGCTGGGTGTACGGCGTCGCCCGCTACAACGGGGACAGCGTCAACTGGTTCCGCGTCTTCTCGTACGCCCCCCGGCCCCGCCGCACGCTGGACCGCGCGTCGATCGAGGTGACGGCCCGCCGGGGACCGCAGGGTGAGGAGGAACTCGCGCTGCTCTCCGACGCGGTGGTCCTCGGCTGTGTGCACCAAGGGGTACGGCTGGAGCTGGCGATGAGCGAGGACGCGCTCACGGGCTTCCTGGCGTGGCTGGAGGCGGCGCCTCCCGGCCAGCGGGTGAACGTGGCGTAG
- a CDS encoding glycoside hydrolase family 18 chitinase, translating to MVGLAAPAEAAASATATFTKPSDWGTGFEGKWTVKNTGTTTLSSWTVEWDFPSGTAVTSAWDADVTGSGNHWTGKNKTWNGTLAPGASISFGFNGTGPGSPSGCKLNGASCDGGPSVPGDALPSAPGTPTASNITNTAVTLNWSAATDDKGVKNYDVFRNGTKVATVTGTSYTNTGLTAGTDYSYTVQARDTIDQVGPVSGARAVRTTGGSTDPGTPPTGSKIKLGYFTEWGVYDRNYHVKNIVSSGSASKITHINYSFGNVTGGKCVMGDAYAATDKAYTADQAVDGVADTWDQPLRGNFNQLRKLKAANPNIKVLWSFGGWTWSGGFTDAVKNPTAFAQSCYDLIEDPRWADVFDGIDLDWEYPNSCGLSCDTSGPAAFKNMMQAMRAKFGANYLVTAAVTADGSAGGKIEKTDYAGAAQYMNWFNVMTYDFFGSFNAAGPTAPHSALNSYTGIPQQGFTSADAIAKFKAQGVPAAKLLLGIGFYGRGWTGVTQAAPGGSATGAAPGKYEAGIEDYKVLKTSCPPTGTVGGTSYSYCGNNWWSYDTPATIAGKMTWAKQQGLGGAFFWDFTGDTTNGELITAISNGLQ from the coding sequence ATGGTCGGCCTCGCCGCCCCCGCCGAAGCCGCCGCGTCGGCGACGGCCACCTTCACCAAGCCCTCCGACTGGGGCACGGGCTTCGAGGGCAAGTGGACGGTGAAGAACACCGGCACCACGACCCTCAGCTCCTGGACCGTCGAGTGGGACTTCCCCTCCGGCACCGCCGTGACCTCCGCGTGGGACGCGGACGTCACCGGCTCGGGCAACCACTGGACGGGCAAGAACAAGACCTGGAACGGCACGCTGGCCCCCGGCGCGTCCATATCCTTCGGATTCAACGGCACCGGCCCGGGATCGCCGTCCGGCTGTAAGCTCAACGGCGCTTCCTGCGACGGCGGCCCCAGCGTCCCCGGCGACGCGCTGCCCTCGGCCCCCGGCACCCCGACCGCCAGCAACATCACCAACACGGCGGTCACGCTGAACTGGTCGGCGGCGACCGACGACAAGGGCGTCAAGAACTACGACGTCTTCCGCAACGGTACGAAGGTCGCCACGGTCACCGGCACCTCCTACACCAACACCGGCCTCACCGCCGGTACGGACTACTCGTACACCGTCCAGGCCCGTGACACCATCGACCAGGTGGGCCCCGTCAGCGGCGCCCGCGCGGTCCGCACCACCGGTGGCAGCACGGACCCCGGCACCCCTCCCACCGGCAGCAAGATCAAGCTTGGATACTTCACCGAGTGGGGTGTCTACGACCGGAACTACCACGTCAAGAACATCGTGAGCTCCGGGTCCGCCTCGAAGATCACGCACATCAACTACTCCTTCGGCAACGTCACCGGCGGCAAGTGCGTCATGGGTGACGCGTACGCCGCGACGGACAAGGCGTACACCGCCGACCAGGCCGTCGACGGGGTCGCCGACACGTGGGACCAGCCGCTGCGCGGCAACTTCAACCAGCTGCGCAAGCTCAAGGCCGCGAACCCGAACATCAAGGTTCTCTGGTCCTTCGGCGGCTGGACCTGGTCCGGTGGCTTCACCGACGCCGTGAAGAACCCGACCGCGTTCGCGCAGTCCTGCTACGACCTGATCGAGGACCCGCGCTGGGCCGACGTGTTCGACGGCATCGACCTGGACTGGGAGTACCCGAACTCCTGCGGTCTGTCCTGCGACACCAGCGGCCCGGCCGCCTTCAAGAACATGATGCAGGCCATGCGCGCGAAGTTCGGCGCCAACTACCTGGTCACCGCCGCCGTCACGGCCGACGGTTCGGCCGGTGGCAAGATCGAGAAGACGGACTACGCCGGCGCGGCCCAGTACATGAACTGGTTCAACGTCATGACGTACGACTTCTTCGGCTCCTTCAACGCGGCGGGCCCGACGGCCCCGCACTCCGCGCTGAACTCCTACACCGGCATCCCGCAGCAGGGCTTCACCTCCGCCGACGCGATCGCCAAGTTCAAGGCGCAGGGAGTCCCGGCGGCCAAGCTGCTGCTCGGCATCGGCTTCTACGGCCGCGGCTGGACCGGCGTCACCCAGGCCGCCCCGGGCGGCTCGGCGACGGGCGCGGCGCCCGGCAAGTACGAGGCCGGCATCGAGGACTACAAGGTCCTCAAGACCTCGTGCCCGCCCACCGGCACCGTCGGCGGGACGTCGTACTCCTACTGCGGCAACAACTGGTGGAGCTACGACACCCCGGCCACCATCGCGGGCAAGATGACCTGGGCCAAGCAGCAGGGCCTGGGCGGCGCGTTCTTCTGGGACTTCACCGGTGACACCACCAACGGTGAACTGATCACGGCGATCAGCAACGGTCTCCAGTAG